One window from the genome of Streptomyces sp. WZ-12 encodes:
- a CDS encoding MerR family transcriptional regulator, with amino-acid sequence MKIGEVAHRLGVAVHVLRHWDDMGVVVPDRTPSGQREYSEEHLHRLRVLRACQSVGMSLPEIRQVLHRAEPERADAIARQLHRIRAQRAQLEDAERFLVHVINCEHTLLTRCDACSGYAVSVPLREGKHVTPRTTPRRP; translated from the coding sequence ATGAAGATCGGAGAGGTCGCGCACCGTCTGGGAGTGGCGGTGCACGTGCTGAGGCACTGGGACGACATGGGTGTCGTCGTGCCCGACCGCACACCGTCGGGCCAGCGCGAATACAGCGAGGAGCATCTCCACCGTCTGCGGGTCCTGCGTGCGTGCCAGAGCGTCGGCATGAGCCTGCCGGAGATCCGACAGGTGCTGCATCGAGCCGAACCCGAGAGGGCGGACGCCATCGCGCGGCAGCTCCACCGGATCCGGGCGCAGCGGGCGCAACTTGAGGACGCCGAGCGCTTCCTCGTGCACGTGATCAACTGCGAGCACACGCTCCTCACCAGGTGCGACGCCTGCAGCGGATACGCCGTGAGCGTCCCCCTACGGGAGGGGAAGCACGTGACGCCGCGCACAACTCCCCGGCGCCCGTGA
- a CDS encoding helix-turn-helix transcriptional regulator, with amino-acid sequence MVGNDPGDPGDPGARQDMERAARLHLADGGSAVLHGPAGIGTSHILGGLVDAARARAETVLYAQPGAPEGQLTYAALADLLDPLADDELARLSVPQRSALRVVLRREPPATDAPDPLALRLGALALLRGLARDGPVLLAVDGAHWVDRPSAEILRYAARRLRASGVRVLTAETSVGGQGALAGTAFCPDPVREFEVPPAGLSELREMLGDRDGPALPGWLVRRVHEACSGNPGEALEIVRALDGQAQLPSRDRPLPVPTRVRRELAKRLAGIGPEGREVLLTAACTPRFSTGLLRCAAAAGTARPALDSGRADDTAVTSSGRPPTPSGGDPVADTVGHALAAGVLVADEDGDRLRFAHPLFACAVYGRATAAERRAAHARLGAVTTDRAERARHLALAGTEPDEEVAAFAADAAEEAARHGAPQAAAALARLAAARTPARFAGRRCARLLAGAAHAYAAGDHELCRELALGAAADADTPGRHVRARILLITAADQALSGLDEVFAEAFAHAGGAPRDRARLHYLRACKAHIADGDAAVTWAEADRAASWARRAGDRWTEVLALALQAFVGTLLGRTDAPEPLARALALPQDISWFGSHNGPRAIKARLDFFADQLTEAGAELDALLLRAKTSGDAEGRIFLLCAAVDVEVRAGRCGRAMTVAREALGRARELGAHLGQACYSAAVAEAAGGDLNRAAALAQESVLVADAERDLIYLPLALCLLGQVRMRAGDAWAAVDCLGRARSIARSRGIVDPVPVPWTSDLAEALIAAGEHDRAAAVIDEVRDTALRLGRTGTAMSLLRAEALVRAGSGDLAGAVSALREAAERHQGLGLPLEHGRDLLALGSVERRRRHVTAALTCWQDAAAVFERAEAHPWLDGARTELYRITGSVEAAGSGAAPTAWWRALTPAERRVAQMAGDGATNREIAAQLFLSAKTIESTLTRVYRKLGIRSRAELIGLHRHTAHAPENAPPR; translated from the coding sequence GTGGTGGGTAATGATCCCGGGGATCCTGGAGATCCCGGGGCGCGGCAGGACATGGAGCGCGCCGCCCGTCTGCACCTCGCGGACGGTGGCAGCGCCGTTCTGCACGGCCCCGCCGGTATCGGCACCTCACACATCCTGGGCGGCCTCGTCGACGCCGCCCGCGCCCGCGCCGAGACCGTGCTGTACGCCCAACCCGGCGCACCCGAGGGGCAGTTGACGTACGCGGCGCTCGCCGATCTGCTCGACCCGCTGGCCGACGACGAGTTGGCGCGGCTGTCCGTGCCGCAACGGTCCGCGCTGCGCGTCGTGTTGCGCCGTGAGCCCCCGGCGACGGATGCGCCGGACCCGCTCGCCCTGCGGCTGGGCGCGCTCGCGCTGCTCCGCGGACTGGCCCGCGACGGCCCGGTGCTCCTCGCTGTCGACGGCGCGCACTGGGTGGACCGCCCGAGCGCCGAAATCCTCCGGTACGCCGCGCGCCGCCTGCGCGCGTCCGGAGTACGGGTGCTCACAGCGGAAACCTCCGTCGGCGGGCAGGGGGCGCTGGCGGGCACGGCCTTCTGCCCCGACCCCGTGCGGGAGTTCGAGGTGCCGCCGGCAGGTCTGTCGGAACTGCGGGAGATGCTCGGCGACCGGGACGGCCCCGCGCTGCCCGGGTGGCTGGTCCGCCGGGTGCACGAGGCGTGCTCGGGGAACCCGGGCGAGGCCCTGGAGATCGTTCGGGCGCTCGACGGCCAAGCCCAACTGCCCTCCCGTGACCGGCCGTTGCCCGTCCCGACTCGCGTGCGCCGCGAGCTCGCGAAGCGACTGGCGGGCATCGGACCGGAAGGCCGGGAGGTGCTGTTGACGGCCGCCTGCACCCCGCGGTTCAGCACCGGCCTGCTGCGTTGCGCCGCCGCCGCAGGCACCGCGCGCCCCGCGCTCGACAGTGGGCGGGCCGACGACACGGCCGTCACGTCGAGCGGCCGTCCCCCGACGCCGTCCGGCGGTGACCCGGTGGCCGACACGGTCGGGCACGCCCTCGCCGCCGGCGTGCTCGTCGCGGACGAGGACGGCGACCGTCTCAGGTTCGCCCACCCGCTCTTCGCCTGCGCGGTGTACGGCCGTGCCACCGCGGCCGAACGGCGGGCCGCGCACGCGAGGTTGGGGGCGGTGACCACCGACCGTGCCGAGCGCGCCCGCCACCTGGCACTGGCCGGTACGGAACCCGATGAGGAGGTGGCGGCGTTCGCGGCCGACGCCGCCGAAGAGGCCGCCAGGCACGGCGCCCCCCAGGCGGCGGCCGCCCTGGCCCGCCTCGCCGCGGCGCGCACCCCGGCACGCTTCGCCGGCCGCCGCTGCGCACGCCTGCTGGCCGGCGCAGCGCACGCCTACGCGGCGGGGGACCACGAACTGTGCCGGGAACTGGCCCTGGGCGCCGCAGCCGACGCCGACACCCCGGGCCGTCACGTACGCGCCCGCATCCTCCTCATCACCGCCGCCGACCAGGCTCTGTCGGGCCTGGACGAGGTCTTCGCGGAAGCCTTCGCACACGCCGGCGGCGCACCACGCGACCGGGCCCGCCTGCACTACCTGCGCGCCTGCAAGGCCCATATCGCCGACGGGGACGCGGCCGTCACCTGGGCGGAGGCCGACCGGGCCGCGTCCTGGGCGCGGCGTGCCGGCGACCGCTGGACCGAGGTGTTGGCCCTGGCGCTCCAGGCGTTCGTCGGGACGCTGTTGGGCCGCACCGACGCCCCCGAACCACTGGCCCGCGCGCTGGCCCTGCCGCAGGACATCAGTTGGTTCGGAAGCCACAACGGACCCCGGGCGATCAAGGCCAGGCTGGACTTCTTCGCCGACCAGCTCACCGAAGCGGGCGCAGAACTCGACGCGTTGCTGCTCCGCGCCAAGACGTCGGGCGACGCCGAGGGCAGGATCTTCCTGCTGTGCGCGGCCGTCGACGTGGAGGTGCGGGCCGGTCGCTGCGGACGGGCGATGACCGTCGCGCGCGAGGCACTCGGCCGGGCCCGCGAGTTGGGCGCACACCTCGGGCAGGCGTGCTATTCGGCGGCCGTCGCCGAGGCCGCGGGCGGCGACCTCAACCGGGCCGCCGCGCTGGCGCAGGAGAGCGTCCTGGTGGCGGACGCCGAGCGGGACCTCATCTATCTCCCGCTCGCCCTCTGCCTGTTGGGGCAGGTCCGGATGCGGGCGGGGGACGCCTGGGCGGCCGTGGACTGCCTGGGCCGGGCGCGCTCCATCGCCCGCAGCCGCGGCATCGTCGACCCCGTCCCGGTGCCGTGGACGTCGGACCTCGCCGAGGCGCTCATCGCGGCCGGCGAGCACGACCGGGCCGCCGCGGTCATCGACGAGGTACGCGACACCGCACTCCGACTGGGACGGACCGGTACCGCCATGTCACTGCTGCGGGCCGAGGCATTGGTACGCGCCGGTTCCGGCGATCTGGCCGGAGCGGTGTCGGCCCTGCGGGAGGCGGCCGAACGCCACCAGGGCCTGGGACTGCCGTTGGAACACGGCCGCGATCTGCTGGCGTTGGGCAGCGTGGAGCGGCGCCGACGACACGTCACGGCGGCCCTGACCTGCTGGCAGGACGCGGCGGCCGTGTTCGAGCGGGCCGAGGCACACCCCTGGCTCGATGGGGCCCGTACCGAGCTGTACCGGATCACGGGCAGCGTGGAGGCGGCGGGCAGCGGCGCGGCACCGACGGCGTGGTGGCGGGCGTTGACGCCGGCCGAGCGGCGGGTGGCGCAGATGGCCGGCGACGGGGCCACCAACCGTGAGATCGCCGCCCAACTGTTCCTGTCGGCGAAGACGATCGAGTCGACGCTCACCCGCGTCTACCGCAAGCTGGGCATCCGCTCGCGCGCCGAGCTGATCGGACTGCACCGGCACACCGCACACGCACCGGAGAACGCCCCGCCGCGGTGA
- a CDS encoding ferritin family protein, translating into MIPFSMRAVSMRAMSTGALAVAISVPAAAAALLAPEMAPALHAQSRANLDASMQGEAYAYATYSLFADQARAQGLPSVRQLFRRTAAVELWEHFAKEAELRGVVGGNTANLQSAMKDEESRSHAMYPAFARQARQDGDTIAARLFEEIARDESAQQAASAKALEVIRTGRGAIPTPPGVKPVTVQAGAPKVRAARTRQSLSAAQHSEAMASAKYAQFAKAAAAHGNPALARLFTVTADAALREHFAGEAQLAGTVGTTRENLITAVNVEQYESRIMYPTYARQAKAAGDAKAAELFAHNAKAEAGQARAFDTARNQLR; encoded by the coding sequence ATGATCCCTTTCTCGATGCGCGCCGTGTCCATGCGTGCCATGTCGACGGGCGCCCTGGCGGTGGCGATCAGCGTGCCCGCGGCTGCCGCCGCGCTGTTGGCCCCCGAGATGGCTCCCGCGCTGCACGCGCAGTCCCGTGCCAATCTCGATGCGTCGATGCAGGGTGAGGCGTACGCCTACGCCACCTACTCGCTCTTCGCCGACCAGGCACGCGCCCAAGGGCTGCCCTCGGTACGGCAACTGTTCCGGCGCACGGCAGCGGTGGAGTTGTGGGAGCACTTCGCGAAGGAGGCCGAGCTCCGCGGTGTGGTCGGCGGCAACACGGCCAACCTGCAGTCCGCGATGAAGGACGAGGAGTCCCGATCGCACGCGATGTACCCCGCTTTCGCCCGTCAGGCCCGGCAGGACGGCGACACCATCGCCGCCCGGCTCTTCGAGGAGATCGCCAGGGACGAGAGCGCCCAACAGGCCGCGTCCGCGAAGGCGTTGGAGGTCATCCGCACCGGCAGGGGCGCCATCCCGACGCCCCCCGGCGTCAAGCCCGTGACCGTCCAGGCGGGAGCGCCCAAGGTCCGCGCGGCGCGAACCAGGCAAAGCCTCAGTGCCGCACAGCACAGCGAGGCCATGGCGTCGGCCAAGTACGCGCAGTTCGCCAAGGCGGCGGCCGCACACGGCAACCCGGCGTTGGCCCGCCTTTTCACCGTCACGGCCGACGCCGCACTGCGCGAGCACTTCGCCGGCGAGGCGCAACTGGCCGGCACCGTCGGCACCACCCGCGAGAACCTCATCACCGCCGTCAACGTCGAACAGTACGAGTCCCGCATCATGTACCCCACCTATGCCCGCCAGGCCAAGGCAGCGGGCGACGCCAAGGCGGCGGAGCTGTTCGCCCACAACGCCAAGGCGGAGGCCGGCCAGGCCCGCGCCTTCGACACCGCCCGCAACCAACTCCGCTGA
- a CDS encoding MgtC/SapB family protein, whose amino-acid sequence MAVINEWLLVDNIAAGLGFGAAIGLERQWRARMAGLRTNALVAAGSALFVLLSNYGFAQATSAVGYDGSRVAAQIVSGIGFLGAGVIIRDGLSVRGLNTAATLWCSAAVGALAGSGLYVVAGLGTAAVVGANLLLRPLGRHLDREPRGGAEVATDYYFEAVCAEPEEAHIRALLVQSVARPGFLLRSVFSRDAEEGKVTVAAELTTERRDDSLLEAAVSRLSLEPAVSAVSWTVVGQPDEDDRSYRSEDESRHRVRDWFTGRGRGGTQR is encoded by the coding sequence ATGGCCGTCATCAACGAGTGGCTGCTGGTGGACAACATCGCTGCCGGGCTCGGCTTCGGCGCCGCGATCGGGCTGGAGCGGCAGTGGCGGGCCCGGATGGCGGGGCTGCGGACGAACGCGCTGGTGGCCGCCGGGTCGGCGCTCTTCGTCCTGTTGTCCAACTACGGCTTCGCGCAGGCCACCAGTGCCGTGGGGTACGACGGTTCGCGGGTCGCGGCCCAGATCGTCTCCGGCATCGGCTTCCTCGGCGCCGGTGTGATCATCCGGGACGGGCTGAGCGTACGGGGTCTCAACACCGCGGCCACGTTGTGGTGTTCGGCCGCGGTGGGCGCCCTGGCCGGTTCGGGGCTGTACGTGGTGGCGGGGCTCGGCACGGCCGCGGTGGTGGGGGCCAACCTGCTGCTGCGGCCCCTGGGCCGGCACTTGGACCGGGAGCCGCGCGGCGGTGCCGAGGTCGCCACCGACTACTACTTCGAGGCGGTGTGCGCCGAACCGGAGGAGGCGCACATCAGGGCCTTGCTCGTCCAGTCCGTTGCGCGGCCCGGCTTCCTGTTGCGTTCGGTGTTCAGCCGCGACGCGGAGGAGGGGAAGGTCACGGTCGCCGCGGAGCTCACCACCGAGCGGCGCGACGACTCCCTGCTCGAAGCGGCCGTCAGCCGGCTGTCGTTGGAGCCGGCGGTCTCCGCGGTGAGTTGGACGGTGGTGGGCCAGCCGGACGAGGACGACCGCTCCTACCGCTCGGAGGACGAGTCCCGGCACCGCGTCCGGGACTGGTTCACGGGGCGTGGGCGCGGGGGGACGCAGCGGTAG
- a CDS encoding papain-like cysteine protease family protein, whose translation MILRNRRTPLRATQAPPTPRRCRPKVLAGLAAAAFLALPLAGSASAAPAGQARNHDSKLDFTELTQEQDEWCWVATGLSVAQHLGYGKDTDQNTFCNLAHGQDGGSSCPNQPGELTDVQNAWSGLGMSPGNVTGVIPFSTVTSSIDANSPVEVGIYWTAGGGHANVLYGYDSASNTMLYADPWPSNPRYGEMDYSTYVSNGQFNWAESLYGEK comes from the coding sequence ATGATTCTGCGGAATCGCAGGACACCGCTGAGAGCCACCCAAGCGCCCCCGACACCGCGGCGGTGTCGCCCCAAGGTGCTCGCCGGACTCGCGGCCGCCGCCTTCCTGGCCCTGCCACTGGCCGGCTCGGCCTCGGCCGCGCCCGCCGGACAGGCACGGAACCACGACTCCAAGCTCGACTTCACCGAGCTGACCCAGGAGCAGGACGAGTGGTGCTGGGTGGCGACGGGCCTGTCGGTGGCCCAACACCTGGGCTACGGAAAGGACACCGACCAGAACACGTTCTGCAACCTCGCGCACGGTCAGGACGGCGGCTCGTCCTGCCCCAACCAGCCCGGCGAGCTCACCGACGTGCAGAACGCCTGGTCCGGTCTTGGCATGAGCCCCGGCAACGTCACGGGCGTCATCCCCTTCTCCACGGTCACCTCGTCCATCGACGCCAACTCCCCGGTGGAGGTCGGCATTTACTGGACCGCGGGCGGTGGCCACGCAAACGTCCTGTACGGCTACGACTCCGCCAGCAACACGATGCTGTACGCCGATCCCTGGCCCTCCAACCCCCGCTACGGCGAGATGGACTACTCGACCTACGTCAGCAACGGTCAGTTCAACTGGGCCGAGTCCCTGTACGGAGAGAAGTGA
- a CDS encoding M12 family metallo-peptidase, which translates to MKRKFARKTYGTVIAACAALGVLVPSAPSAAAAEKPVIDVMVLYTPSAERDAGGEQGIRDIVERSVDYTNQAFDNSQAHAGARIAGVAPAPDYGPGEIDDNQRGYEYLWEAPESVAQLRDQHRADVIALIGSEVGGFAYVGDRGRPLPPESQGTAGASMLLGQQMIDKEPDAFAHELGHLLGLDHDRYVNPQDPGDGYDHARGYVAPSKKWRTIMAYENECLDAGTSCAVVPYFSNPNLDIDGEPLGEPAGRDGQADAVSMINESATIVAAYR; encoded by the coding sequence ATGAAACGAAAGTTCGCACGCAAGACATATGGCACGGTAATTGCCGCCTGTGCCGCTCTCGGCGTTCTTGTCCCCTCTGCTCCCAGTGCGGCAGCCGCGGAGAAACCGGTCATCGACGTAATGGTGCTTTACACCCCGAGTGCGGAACGGGACGCCGGGGGCGAGCAGGGGATACGGGACATCGTTGAGCGGTCCGTCGACTACACCAACCAGGCTTTCGACAACAGTCAGGCCCATGCCGGGGCCCGCATTGCGGGTGTCGCGCCGGCCCCGGACTACGGACCGGGAGAAATCGACGACAACCAGCGCGGCTACGAGTACCTCTGGGAGGCCCCGGAGTCAGTGGCACAGCTGCGTGACCAGCACCGCGCCGACGTGATCGCGCTCATCGGAAGCGAGGTCGGCGGCTTCGCCTACGTCGGCGACCGCGGGCGCCCACTGCCGCCCGAGAGCCAGGGGACGGCGGGCGCCAGCATGCTGCTCGGCCAGCAGATGATCGACAAGGAACCCGACGCCTTCGCCCATGAGTTGGGGCATCTGCTCGGCCTCGATCACGACCGCTACGTCAACCCCCAGGATCCGGGCGACGGCTACGATCACGCCCGCGGATACGTGGCGCCCAGCAAGAAGTGGCGCACCATCATGGCCTACGAGAACGAATGCCTGGACGCAGGCACCTCCTGCGCGGTCGTTCCGTACTTCTCCAACCCGAATCTGGACATCGACGGCGAACCGCTGGGTGAACCCGCCGGCCGGGATGGCCAGGCCGACGCCGTGAGCATGATCAACGAATCCGCCACCATCGTCGCCGCCTACCGATAG
- a CDS encoding alpha/beta fold hydrolase, with protein MSVSMSVSTGMSSKMSASTRESPLPEPVHVTVDGASIATYVLTPEDRTPVRDVVFCHGTPWSSEVWAEAARHLSGSHRVFMWDMPGYGRSTKDPAMPVDLASQMSRFARLLAHWGLERPHVVAHDIGGAVALGAHLLHDTEYAGLFLWDVVTLDPWGSPFFRLVADHADVFTKLPAALHAALVKEYIAGAARHQLTPAWVDALSQPWCGASGQPAFYRQIAALRPVHTRPVVERLRQVRCAVTIGWGEQDPWIPVDQATRLQDLLPGSPPVITLGEVGHLAPVETPSRVCRALGDWLA; from the coding sequence ATGAGCGTCAGCATGAGCGTGAGCACGGGGATGAGTTCGAAGATGAGCGCGAGCACGCGGGAATCGCCACTGCCGGAACCCGTCCACGTCACCGTCGACGGGGCGAGCATCGCCACGTACGTACTGACTCCCGAGGACCGGACTCCCGTGAGGGACGTGGTGTTCTGCCACGGCACGCCGTGGTCGTCAGAGGTATGGGCGGAGGCCGCACGACACCTCAGCGGCAGCCATCGGGTGTTCATGTGGGACATGCCTGGCTACGGCCGGTCGACGAAGGATCCGGCGATGCCGGTCGACCTCGCCTCCCAGATGTCGCGGTTCGCCCGGCTGCTCGCGCACTGGGGCCTGGAGCGACCACACGTCGTCGCACACGACATCGGAGGAGCCGTGGCCCTCGGGGCTCACCTGCTCCACGACACTGAATACGCCGGCCTGTTCCTCTGGGACGTGGTGACTCTCGACCCATGGGGATCGCCGTTCTTCCGACTGGTCGCCGACCACGCCGACGTGTTCACGAAGCTCCCCGCCGCACTCCACGCGGCCCTGGTCAAGGAGTACATCGCCGGTGCGGCACGCCACCAGTTGACCCCTGCTTGGGTGGACGCACTGAGTCAGCCGTGGTGCGGAGCTTCGGGCCAGCCGGCCTTCTACCGCCAGATCGCTGCCCTCCGGCCCGTACACACCCGGCCGGTCGTGGAACGCCTGCGGCAGGTGCGCTGCGCGGTGACGATCGGCTGGGGCGAGCAGGACCCCTGGATCCCCGTCGACCAGGCAACCCGGTTGCAAGACCTGCTCCCCGGAAGTCCACCCGTGATCACGCTGGGCGAGGTGGGACACCTCGCCCCGGTCGAAACGCCGTCGCGCGTGTGCCGGGCTCTCGGTGACTGGCTCGCCTGA
- a CDS encoding S1 family peptidase: MMRRVRLLLLTALLLVTGAVMSSAPASAVIGGSKSTYGPWAVRMLVDGKPACTGTAVTPQWIISASHCFFEQAQPIADKRISFRVGNLDMRKGSTVRPIPGKREGSAHADMMLIKVPPMKVRTAPLATAGVHFGQVVRQYGWGATCTGDENSCQSPVLKQSDLRVVRQDDPRCEGHTAPGGSDFCMEKVSGIPAGGDSGGPVMSVARNGAETLLGVFNGSDREQIAEAGEVSQQLAWIRSVTRR, translated from the coding sequence ATGATGCGTCGAGTTCGTCTGTTACTGCTGACCGCCTTACTTCTGGTGACAGGCGCGGTGATGTCGTCCGCGCCGGCCTCCGCCGTCATCGGCGGGTCGAAGAGCACGTACGGTCCGTGGGCGGTGCGCATGCTCGTTGACGGCAAACCGGCGTGCACGGGGACGGCGGTCACGCCTCAGTGGATCATCAGCGCCTCGCACTGCTTCTTCGAACAGGCACAGCCGATCGCCGACAAGCGGATCTCGTTCCGGGTCGGCAACCTCGACATGCGCAAGGGCAGCACGGTCCGCCCGATTCCCGGCAAACGCGAGGGAAGCGCGCACGCCGACATGATGCTCATCAAGGTCCCGCCGATGAAGGTCCGCACGGCGCCGCTGGCCACGGCCGGCGTCCACTTCGGTCAGGTCGTGCGCCAGTACGGCTGGGGCGCCACCTGCACCGGCGACGAGAACTCCTGCCAGTCCCCCGTGCTCAAGCAGTCGGACCTGCGGGTCGTACGGCAGGACGACCCCCGGTGCGAGGGCCACACCGCGCCGGGCGGCTCGGACTTCTGTATGGAAAAGGTGTCCGGGATTCCCGCCGGCGGCGACTCCGGGGGGCCGGTGATGAGCGTCGCCCGCAACGGCGCCGAAACCCTCCTCGGCGTCTTTAACGGCTCCGACCGCGAGCAGATCGCCGAGGCCGGGGAGGTCTCCCAGCAACTCGCCTGGATCCGCTCGGTCACGCGGCGGTAG
- a CDS encoding NADP-dependent oxidoreductase produces MKAARFHQFGGPEVLEIVELPDPHPGPGQVRIAVRAAGVSPSDWKKRRGLMDEGLPQTLGYEAAGVVDELGEGVADVAVGDRVFGFSAEGAAQAELAVLSHYAPIPQSLGFADAAALPAAIETATRALDQLGVASGGTLLVNGASGSVGSAAVQLAAMRGARVIGTASPANHDYLRSLGAEPVAYGEGLAERVRALAPDGVGRALDVAGSGVLPELIELAGAPERVVTLADFAGAQEHGVRFSRGDAGRAVHVLAEIGALIEAGRFALPVAQTFPLAEIAEAHRVSEDGHVRGKLVLLVG; encoded by the coding sequence ATGAAGGCAGCGCGTTTCCACCAGTTCGGGGGCCCGGAGGTCCTTGAGATCGTGGAGCTCCCCGATCCGCATCCGGGGCCCGGTCAGGTCCGGATCGCGGTGCGTGCGGCCGGCGTCAGCCCGAGTGACTGGAAGAAGCGCAGGGGCCTGATGGATGAAGGGCTCCCGCAGACACTGGGCTACGAGGCGGCGGGCGTCGTCGACGAACTCGGCGAGGGCGTAGCGGACGTGGCCGTCGGCGATCGGGTATTCGGCTTCTCCGCCGAGGGGGCGGCCCAGGCCGAGTTGGCCGTGCTGTCCCACTACGCGCCGATCCCTCAGTCGCTGGGTTTCGCCGACGCGGCCGCGCTGCCGGCCGCCATCGAGACGGCCACCCGCGCGCTTGACCAACTCGGTGTCGCGAGCGGCGGCACGCTGCTCGTCAACGGGGCCTCCGGAAGCGTCGGTAGCGCCGCGGTGCAACTCGCCGCGATGCGCGGGGCACGCGTGATCGGCACCGCCAGCCCGGCAAACCACGACTACCTCCGCTCTCTGGGGGCCGAGCCCGTCGCCTACGGGGAGGGTCTCGCCGAGCGGGTTCGCGCGCTCGCTCCCGACGGCGTCGGGAGGGCACTCGACGTCGCCGGGAGCGGTGTGCTGCCCGAGCTCATCGAGCTTGCGGGCGCCCCGGAGCGCGTCGTGACGCTCGCCGACTTCGCCGGTGCGCAGGAGCACGGGGTGAGGTTCAGTCGCGGGGATGCCGGCCGCGCGGTCCATGTGCTCGCCGAGATCGGCGCGTTGATCGAGGCCGGGCGCTTCGCGCTCCCGGTCGCGCAGACCTTCCCGCTCGCCGAGATCGCGGAGGCGCATCGCGTCAGCGAGGACGGTCATGTGCGCGGGAAGCTGGTGCTGTTGGTGGGCTGA
- a CDS encoding S1 family peptidase, producing the protein MSRPLVGALATTVLGVAALVTAATPAGAAPADAVAHHKPTPPHTKAVDFAGTVALDDCSGSIVKMPTSQPDDPALVMTNGHCLESGMPSAGQVIVDQPSSRDFTVLDKSAGDLGSLQATKVVYSTMTDTDVTLYQTGSTYAQIEQQYGIKPLEISTDHPTKGAGITVVSGYWKKTYTCGIDGFVPTLKEGDWTWKDSVRYTPECKVIGGTSGSPVVDNSTGKVTAINNTTNESGERCTLNNPCEVDANGNVTIHQGTGYAEETYTIPKCFGAGNKLDLNGAGCTLPKPSGVRR; encoded by the coding sequence ATGTCTCGACCTCTCGTCGGCGCCCTGGCCACCACCGTGTTGGGCGTTGCCGCCCTGGTCACCGCCGCAACCCCGGCGGGCGCCGCCCCGGCCGACGCCGTCGCGCACCACAAGCCGACGCCCCCGCACACCAAGGCGGTTGACTTCGCCGGCACGGTGGCGTTGGACGACTGCTCCGGCTCGATCGTCAAGATGCCCACCTCGCAGCCGGACGACCCGGCGTTGGTGATGACCAACGGCCACTGTCTGGAGAGCGGGATGCCGTCCGCGGGCCAGGTGATAGTCGACCAGCCCTCCAGCCGCGACTTCACCGTCCTGGACAAGTCGGCGGGTGACCTCGGCTCGTTGCAGGCGACCAAGGTCGTCTACTCGACGATGACCGACACCGACGTGACGCTGTATCAGACCGGCTCGACCTACGCGCAGATCGAGCAGCAGTACGGCATCAAGCCGCTGGAGATCTCCACCGACCACCCCACCAAGGGCGCCGGCATCACCGTCGTCTCCGGCTACTGGAAGAAGACGTACACCTGCGGCATCGACGGGTTCGTCCCCACCCTGAAGGAGGGTGACTGGACCTGGAAGGACTCGGTCCGTTACACCCCGGAGTGCAAGGTGATCGGCGGCACCTCCGGGTCGCCGGTGGTCGACAACAGCACCGGCAAGGTCACCGCCATCAACAACACCACCAACGAGAGCGGCGAGCGCTGCACCCTCAACAACCCGTGCGAGGTGGACGCGAACGGCAACGTCACGATCCACCAGGGCACCGGTTACGCCGAGGAGACCTACACCATCCCCAAGTGCTTCGGCGCCGGCAACAAGCTGGACCTGAACGGCGCGGGCTGCACCCTGCCCAAGCCGTCGGGCGTCCGCCGCTGA